A section of the Spirosoma pollinicola genome encodes:
- a CDS encoding pirin family protein: MDTKTQAQIYLADQRGCSEKTDFRSYHTFNFGGYMEESRQPFGSLCLLNDDMLRAGMSLTMQVEQKMDVILLPVSGGLEYGQELSNGTPVAYFLEPGQVGILSLNTGMSYTVSNPYETETINFLQIWLSNLSVHSSPTINQAGFDLTTKNTLLPLTVSSDKRLFIGQYDGRAEGEYIVGATAETQGIFVFVLQGTFEVANRLLHEKDSLALTVERGYTLAFEALSNDAILLLMDV, from the coding sequence ATGGATACGAAAACACAGGCTCAAATTTATCTGGCCGACCAGCGGGGCTGCTCCGAAAAAACCGATTTTCGAAGTTATCACACGTTCAATTTCGGTGGATATATGGAAGAAAGCCGCCAGCCTTTTGGCTCGTTATGTCTGTTAAACGACGATATGCTTCGCGCTGGCATGAGCCTGACTATGCAGGTAGAGCAGAAAATGGATGTCATTCTGCTGCCGGTTTCTGGCGGTCTGGAATACGGGCAAGAGCTATCGAACGGGACACCAGTAGCATACTTTCTTGAACCCGGCCAAGTTGGCATTCTGTCATTGAATACAGGCATGAGTTACACGGTCAGTAATCCATACGAGACAGAAACGATCAATTTTTTACAAATCTGGCTGAGCAACCTGTCGGTGCATAGCTCTCCAACAATTAACCAGGCTGGATTCGATCTTACAACGAAAAACACACTTTTGCCACTTACCGTGTCATCAGATAAACGGCTCTTTATCGGCCAGTATGACGGTCGGGCAGAAGGCGAGTACATCGTAGGGGCAACTGCAGAAACGCAGGGAATTTTTGTCTTTGTTTTGCAGGGCACTTTTGAAGTAGCTAACCGACTTCTTCACGAAAAAGATAGTTTAGCATTAACCGTTGAGCGTGGGTACACTTTGGCATTTGAAGCCCTGTCGAACGACGCTATTCTCCTTTTGATGGACGTGTAG
- a CDS encoding DUF3109 family protein → MILIDNTCISDDVAEKFFVCNLDKCKGACCVEGDMGAPLEGDEPAILDRIYENIKPYLSPEGIKVIEQKGGYESDETGGFVTNTVAGRECVYATWDNKGILKCGIEEAYNDGKVDWKKPISCHLYPIRVTKYESFHALNYDRWPICSPACGLGEQLNVPIYKFVREALVRAYGEEWYVRLSKAIEEKGEAH, encoded by the coding sequence ATGATACTCATTGATAATACTTGTATTAGCGACGATGTCGCCGAAAAGTTCTTCGTCTGTAACCTGGATAAATGTAAAGGAGCCTGTTGCGTCGAAGGCGACATGGGTGCACCATTGGAGGGCGATGAGCCCGCTATTTTAGATCGTATTTACGAAAATATAAAGCCTTATTTATCGCCCGAAGGCATTAAAGTCATAGAGCAAAAGGGGGGTTATGAATCCGACGAAACGGGTGGCTTTGTGACGAATACCGTTGCCGGACGCGAATGCGTTTATGCAACCTGGGATAACAAAGGAATTCTGAAATGCGGCATTGAAGAAGCTTATAACGATGGGAAAGTCGATTGGAAAAAACCCATTTCGTGCCATCTTTATCCCATTCGCGTTACAAAATATGAATCCTTCCATGCGCTAAACTACGACCGGTGGCCCATTTGCAGCCCGGCCTGTGGCCTTGGCGAACAGTTGAATGTACCCATCTATAAATTCGTTCGGGAAGCCCTTGTGCGGGCTTACGGCGAAGAATGGTATGTACGTTTATCGAAGGCCATTGAAGAAAAAGGCGAAGCACATTAA
- a CDS encoding LysM peptidoglycan-binding domain-containing protein yields MMMNRLTPLLFFFVLIGLTVSAQTVSVPIVPEQVTFADIIVRLNPDARRIVQQDVNALLSNRQYWTAKLDRVVLYFPMIESILIDEDVPTDFKYLAVQESSLTPDAVSSSTAVGYWQFKRETAIDNGMRVDEVIDERKSITGSTHGAAKYLKRSNGQFNNWVASLYSYYLGAGGIAKLIPPDWSYAREVALDGNTDRYILRFFAHKVAIENALKFHQTSNRFALIEYPNGGGKTMKSIAEELGVDEFELRKYNRWVMGDGVPTDKMYVMAVPVASDQINDIRQKIVSVSSSKSPDFVQSDVGFPVLRRVTTGVSSKNDPVLYEINGLPGIQAQAGDNAGSLARKAKISLSSFLRYNDMTDRDPVLVNDVYYLAKKRKKALVPFHTVREDETSRSISQRYGIRLKKLMRYNRLDRVQKLATGRVMWLRERRPSNKPVEIINAPTPPVYDRTPTVASNATTRQVTGSDGVPRNASERKLYQPKLVGGGITPNDGTSEPATPQRAEPQSPSIQSGTARPAPARKLVPTVTTPLDDSNGSQRVVIVRTPDGPEPTRAVPVATTPERAQSAGSSVAAMPRPKASDTYASTPKTKPAPTTDMDMGRPEVGRPDAGKYDGPREQQADGSLTIPTAVPTSKAPPRPAPPSVTKTDTRPTTPVMTSPEPKEASMPATTRSATSTSVNRSATTHSVEPGQTYYSISKLYGLTVDELLEINNLTADDKLEVGQKLAVKLTPGGRVVKPSSGTKPMSTSESTVTYHTVAKGETMFRISQQYGVSIEQIQSWNNLTDAGVKVGQKLKIMKP; encoded by the coding sequence ATGATGATGAATAGACTTACCCCCTTACTGTTTTTCTTTGTTCTGATAGGACTGACTGTGTCGGCGCAAACAGTTTCAGTTCCGATTGTGCCGGAGCAGGTGACGTTTGCCGATATAATCGTACGCCTGAATCCTGATGCCCGGCGTATTGTGCAACAGGATGTCAATGCACTTCTGTCCAATCGGCAATACTGGACCGCAAAACTCGATCGGGTCGTACTGTATTTTCCCATGATCGAGTCTATCCTAATTGACGAGGATGTTCCAACCGATTTTAAATACCTCGCCGTTCAGGAGAGTTCACTCACGCCCGATGCCGTGTCGTCATCAACAGCCGTAGGGTACTGGCAGTTTAAGCGCGAAACAGCTATAGATAATGGCATGCGTGTGGATGAGGTTATCGACGAACGTAAAAGCATTACGGGGTCAACGCACGGAGCAGCTAAATACCTTAAGCGGAGTAATGGACAGTTTAATAACTGGGTTGCGTCGCTCTATTCCTATTATCTGGGGGCGGGCGGCATTGCTAAACTGATTCCACCCGATTGGTCATATGCCCGCGAAGTGGCCTTGGATGGGAATACCGACCGTTATATTTTGCGATTCTTCGCCCACAAGGTGGCCATTGAAAATGCCTTGAAATTCCACCAGACGAGCAACCGGTTTGCCCTCATCGAATACCCGAACGGGGGTGGGAAAACCATGAAGTCCATTGCCGAAGAACTGGGCGTCGATGAGTTTGAATTGCGTAAATACAACCGCTGGGTGATGGGCGATGGCGTGCCGACAGACAAAATGTATGTGATGGCCGTTCCGGTTGCAAGCGACCAGATCAATGATATTCGGCAAAAAATCGTCAGCGTAAGTTCGAGCAAAAGCCCCGATTTCGTTCAGAGCGACGTTGGTTTCCCTGTCCTGCGCCGGGTTACTACGGGTGTCAGCAGCAAAAATGACCCAGTTTTGTACGAAATCAATGGCCTGCCGGGTATTCAGGCACAAGCTGGCGACAATGCCGGATCGCTGGCGAGAAAAGCTAAAATCAGTTTGTCGAGCTTTCTGCGATACAACGATATGACCGACCGCGACCCAGTATTGGTGAACGATGTATATTATTTAGCCAAGAAGCGTAAAAAAGCCCTGGTACCCTTCCACACGGTTCGCGAAGACGAAACCTCTCGCAGTATTTCGCAACGCTATGGCATTCGACTCAAGAAATTAATGCGGTACAACCGCCTTGATCGGGTACAAAAACTAGCGACTGGCCGGGTGATGTGGCTTCGTGAACGCCGACCCAGCAATAAACCTGTCGAAATTATTAACGCTCCAACGCCACCCGTATATGACCGCACGCCAACTGTAGCATCGAATGCTACAACACGGCAGGTAACGGGCAGTGACGGTGTTCCACGCAATGCATCGGAGCGTAAATTATATCAACCCAAATTAGTTGGCGGGGGCATTACCCCGAACGATGGCACATCGGAACCGGCTACACCGCAACGGGCAGAGCCTCAATCCCCATCAATTCAGTCTGGAACAGCCCGTCCGGCTCCCGCTCGTAAACTTGTGCCAACTGTAACGACGCCCCTGGATGATAGCAATGGATCGCAACGGGTAGTTATTGTCAGAACGCCCGACGGACCAGAACCTACCAGGGCCGTACCCGTTGCCACAACACCCGAGCGTGCCCAGTCTGCTGGCAGTTCGGTAGCGGCAATGCCCAGACCAAAAGCATCGGATACGTACGCCAGTACCCCTAAAACCAAGCCAGCGCCAACTACAGACATGGATATGGGTCGCCCTGAAGTGGGTCGCCCTGACGCGGGAAAATATGATGGCCCACGTGAGCAACAGGCAGATGGGTCACTCACAATCCCGACCGCCGTACCGACCAGCAAAGCGCCACCGCGCCCGGCACCACCGTCCGTTACCAAAACGGATACACGCCCAACAACACCCGTTATGACCAGCCCGGAACCGAAGGAGGCTTCTATGCCAGCCACCACGCGGTCTGCAACATCAACAAGCGTGAACCGGTCGGCCACTACGCACTCCGTAGAGCCGGGTCAAACGTATTACAGTATTTCAAAACTCTACGGTCTGACCGTTGATGAATTACTGGAAATCAATAACCTGACTGCGGATGATAAGCTGGAAGTTGGTCAGAAACTTGCGGTGAAACTTACACCTGGTGGTCGGGTTGTGAAGCCATCATCAGGCACCAAGCCAATGTCAACATCAGAATCGACCGTTACGTACCATACGGTTGCAAAAGGCGAAACTATGTTTCGTATTTCGCAGCAATATGGCGTCAGCATCGAGCAAATCCAGTCGTGGAATAACCTGACCGATGCGGGCGTTAAAGTGGGGCAGAAGCTTAAGATTATGAAGCCGTAA
- a CDS encoding O-methyltransferase, whose amino-acid sequence MDFLPLDITAYADAHTSPESELLSKLNRNTHAHIMAPRMLSGHIQGRFLSMISWMIRPRRVLEIGTYTGYSALCLAEGLANDGKLITIDQNEELEDFARSYWQQSPLNDKIDFRLGIAKDILPTLNEAFDLVFIDADKRNLAVYFDLIIDKIQPGGFILADNVLWSGKVVEPIKTSDLDTLAVHGFNQKVHNDPRVENVLLPIRDGIMMLRKRN is encoded by the coding sequence ATGGATTTTTTACCCCTTGATATCACCGCTTACGCCGACGCTCATACCTCACCCGAAAGTGAGTTGTTGAGTAAGCTTAATCGCAACACCCACGCGCACATAATGGCCCCCCGCATGTTGTCGGGACATATACAAGGGCGATTCCTGTCGATGATTTCCTGGATGATACGTCCCCGGCGTGTGCTTGAAATTGGTACATATACCGGTTATTCGGCGCTTTGCCTGGCTGAAGGGCTGGCCAATGATGGTAAGCTGATTACCATTGACCAAAATGAGGAGCTGGAGGACTTTGCCCGGTCTTACTGGCAGCAATCACCCCTAAACGACAAAATTGATTTTCGGCTTGGTATAGCCAAAGATATACTCCCAACCCTCAACGAAGCGTTTGATTTGGTGTTCATTGACGCTGATAAGCGTAATCTGGCCGTTTATTTCGACTTGATAATTGACAAAATACAGCCCGGCGGGTTTATTCTGGCCGACAACGTATTGTGGAGTGGCAAGGTTGTTGAACCAATAAAAACATCGGACCTGGATACACTGGCCGTGCATGGTTTTAATCAAAAAGTTCATAATGACCCACGTGTAGAAAACGTGTTATTGCCCATTCGCGATGGGATTATGATGCTTAGAAAACGAAACTGA
- the dtd gene encoding D-aminoacyl-tRNA deacylase, with protein MIAVIQRVSQASVVIDNQVKGQIDAGFLILLGITHADTREDVDWLSRKIVGMRIFSDKEGKMNLDLAAVEGDILLISQFTLHASTKKGNRPSFIEAARPDVAVPLYKAMIAQLSTDVGKPIQTGEFGADMKVSLLNDGPVTILIDSKNRI; from the coding sequence ATGATTGCCGTTATTCAGCGCGTTTCTCAAGCTTCTGTAGTTATAGACAATCAGGTGAAAGGTCAGATTGACGCCGGATTTTTGATTCTGCTCGGAATCACTCATGCGGATACCCGCGAAGACGTGGACTGGCTAAGCAGAAAAATTGTTGGCATGCGCATCTTTAGCGATAAAGAAGGCAAAATGAACCTCGATCTGGCGGCCGTTGAGGGTGATATTTTATTGATCAGCCAGTTTACCCTGCACGCCAGTACCAAAAAAGGAAACCGGCCCAGTTTTATCGAAGCGGCTCGACCAGACGTTGCCGTGCCGCTCTACAAAGCCATGATCGCTCAGCTATCAACTGACGTAGGTAAGCCAATTCAAACCGGTGAATTTGGTGCCGACATGAAGGTTTCCCTGCTCAATGACGGACCGGTAACTATTTTGATCGACTCAAAAAATCGGATTTAG
- a CDS encoding S9 family peptidase yields MKTRHIQRIALMLALSVSVGVVMAGPVPKPSAVRKYTIEQFMKTIRFGGSDISPDEQTVLFSSNQDGVFNLYEIPFAGTGQPKQLTTSKTNAIYVIGYLPDGRILYSSDQGGNELSHIYLREKDGAVADLTPAEKAKFQFAGLSYDRKSFFYQSNQRNKAAFDVYEMDLATMKPKLIFENPGGFFPGDVSPDRRYIALAKTMTTSNGDVYLFDTQTKENKLLTKHEGDVNNGPGEFTPDGKKLLISTDEGNEFAHIKAYDIASGQSTVLDKANWDISGDYLSHRGRYRVLSVNNDARTELKIIDTRTNQPIKLPALPDGDVTGVNITDSESRMTFYVNSSNSPATLYSYDFKTGKVTPLVRGLNPEINADDLVAGEVIRYKSFDGMEVPALLYKPKDAGAGAKLPAILSIHGGPGGQTRLTYSPLVQYLVNSGYVVLAVNNRGSSGYGKTFFAADDRKHGDADLKDCVESKKFLAATGYVDLAKIGIMGGSYGGYMTLAGLTFTPDEFAVGVDIFGVANWLRTLNSMPEWWGPQRDALFKEIGHPKTDSVALYNKSPLFHTGRIKKPLLVIQGANDPRVLKIESDEIVANVKKNGVPVEYVTFPNEGHGFVKKENEITAYKAVREFLDKYLKGPAN; encoded by the coding sequence ATGAAAACTCGACATATACAACGGATAGCATTGATGCTAGCCTTATCGGTATCGGTTGGTGTGGTTATGGCCGGACCTGTCCCCAAGCCATCCGCAGTCCGCAAATACACGATTGAGCAATTCATGAAAACCATCCGGTTCGGCGGATCCGATATTTCGCCGGATGAGCAGACCGTGCTGTTCAGCAGCAACCAGGATGGCGTATTTAATTTATATGAAATTCCCTTTGCCGGAACGGGCCAGCCCAAACAGCTAACAACATCGAAAACGAATGCTATTTATGTGATCGGGTATTTGCCTGATGGCCGTATTTTGTACAGCAGCGATCAGGGCGGCAATGAATTAAGCCATATCTATCTGCGCGAAAAAGACGGTGCCGTTGCTGATCTGACACCCGCCGAGAAAGCTAAATTCCAATTTGCGGGTCTGAGTTACGACCGCAAAAGTTTCTTCTATCAGTCTAACCAGCGCAATAAGGCCGCTTTCGATGTGTATGAAATGGATCTGGCTACGATGAAGCCAAAGCTGATATTTGAAAATCCGGGTGGCTTCTTTCCCGGCGATGTATCGCCTGACAGACGGTATATCGCACTGGCCAAAACCATGACCACCAGCAACGGCGATGTGTATCTGTTCGATACGCAAACCAAAGAAAATAAACTACTGACCAAACATGAGGGGGACGTGAACAATGGTCCGGGAGAATTTACACCCGATGGGAAAAAACTCCTGATTTCGACTGACGAAGGAAATGAGTTTGCTCATATAAAAGCGTATGACATAGCCTCGGGCCAGAGTACCGTGCTTGACAAAGCCAATTGGGATATTTCGGGCGATTACCTGTCGCATCGGGGTCGTTACCGCGTCCTGTCTGTTAATAATGATGCCCGTACTGAACTCAAAATCATTGACACGCGGACTAATCAGCCCATCAAACTACCCGCCCTTCCTGATGGCGATGTAACGGGTGTGAATATCACGGACAGCGAGAGCCGGATGACCTTTTATGTCAATAGCTCCAACTCCCCCGCGACACTTTATTCATACGACTTTAAGACCGGGAAAGTGACGCCTTTAGTTCGTGGCCTTAATCCCGAAATCAACGCTGACGATCTGGTGGCGGGTGAGGTAATTCGGTATAAATCGTTCGATGGGATGGAGGTGCCTGCTTTGCTTTATAAGCCCAAAGACGCTGGTGCCGGTGCAAAACTACCCGCTATTCTCTCAATTCATGGTGGTCCGGGTGGGCAAACCCGCCTGACCTATTCGCCCCTGGTGCAGTATCTGGTGAACAGCGGCTATGTGGTGCTGGCCGTCAATAATCGGGGTAGCTCGGGCTATGGCAAAACGTTCTTTGCTGCCGATGATCGCAAACATGGCGATGCCGATTTGAAAGACTGTGTGGAATCGAAGAAGTTTCTGGCCGCAACAGGCTACGTCGATCTGGCAAAAATTGGCATTATGGGTGGGTCATATGGCGGCTATATGACACTGGCCGGTTTAACTTTCACGCCCGATGAGTTTGCCGTTGGTGTCGATATTTTCGGGGTAGCTAACTGGCTTCGCACGTTAAACAGTATGCCCGAATGGTGGGGTCCTCAACGTGATGCCCTGTTTAAGGAAATTGGTCACCCCAAAACAGATTCTGTTGCCTTGTACAACAAATCACCTCTGTTTCATACCGGGCGTATCAAAAAGCCGCTCCTGGTTATTCAGGGAGCCAATGACCCACGCGTATTAAAGATCGAGTCGGACGAGATCGTGGCGAATGTGAAGAAAAACGGCGTACCGGTCGAGTATGTTACCTTTCCGAACGAGGGGCATGGTTTCGTGAAAAAAGAAAACGAAATCACAGCGTACAAAGCCGTAAGGGAGTTTTTGGATAAATACCTTAAGGGGCCAGCAAACTAA
- a CDS encoding DUF2490 domain-containing protein encodes MIRFRFTLSLVVLVLVCTLSRSLAQTSLTPSSPWGTWLIGTLVLPGGEKKWGGFAEVQGRANSVFNQFFYSELKGGVSYDLDKNFTLTVAGGRYATYDYKDLPDGPLNTEKRLWEQLIINQYLTRVKFEHRYRVEQRWFNFRDGTTPYRSRIRYRLNMFIPINNRTVTAKTTFLSVYDEVFLNPVGPTFERNRLYAGVGYQFDQQWIVQLGMVNQTNYNSATFDQGIFTPQLATGKYNVVVGLTYRLKRKNATEKLPTQPD; translated from the coding sequence GTGATCCGTTTTCGATTTACGTTATCTTTAGTAGTCTTAGTGCTGGTTTGTACCCTCAGCCGTAGCCTTGCTCAAACATCGCTTACCCCTTCCTCCCCCTGGGGAACCTGGTTAATTGGCACGTTGGTGTTGCCGGGTGGCGAAAAAAAATGGGGTGGTTTTGCCGAAGTACAAGGTCGTGCAAATTCCGTTTTCAACCAGTTTTTTTACAGCGAATTAAAGGGTGGTGTCAGCTACGATCTCGACAAGAATTTCACCCTCACAGTTGCCGGTGGGCGGTATGCTACCTACGACTATAAGGACCTGCCTGACGGCCCGCTCAATACTGAAAAGCGATTGTGGGAGCAACTTATTATCAACCAGTACCTGACCCGAGTGAAGTTTGAGCATCGCTACCGGGTAGAACAGCGCTGGTTCAATTTTCGGGATGGTACTACGCCTTATCGCAGCCGTATTCGTTACCGGCTAAATATGTTTATACCGATTAATAACCGCACGGTTACGGCCAAAACGACCTTTTTGTCCGTTTACGACGAGGTTTTTTTGAATCCAGTTGGGCCAACCTTTGAGCGAAATCGATTGTATGCGGGCGTTGGTTATCAATTCGATCAGCAGTGGATCGTGCAGCTTGGAATGGTAAATCAGACCAACTACAACTCAGCTACATTTGACCAGGGTATCTTTACTCCCCAGTTAGCAACGGGTAAGTACAATGTAGTGGTGGGCCTGACCTATCGTCTAAAACGGAAAAATGCAACAGAAAAGCTACCAACACAGCCCGATTAG
- a CDS encoding DUF2490 domain-containing protein translates to MIRLLFTLSLVNILLVGTFSRSVAQTSLTPSTTWGSWMTGTIQLPAGKRKWGGFAELQARSNGVFNQFFYFDVKSGITYEIDRTLSLMVAGAQVSTYDYKALADGPLNTETRLWEQLTLNQFVSRIKFEHRYRIEQRWFNFRNGTMPYRNRIRYRFNTLLPLNNYTITNKTAFLSIYDEIFVNPIGPVFERNRIYAGVGYQFDNQWILQVGWMNQTNYDAATFDKGIFTPELATGKNNLIIGLTYRLKRKNAAEKLPTQSD, encoded by the coding sequence GTGATTCGTCTTCTTTTTACGCTTAGTTTAGTAAACATCCTGCTTGTCGGTACGTTTAGTCGTTCTGTTGCCCAAACATCCCTTACCCCATCCACAACCTGGGGGTCATGGATGACTGGAACGATACAACTTCCTGCCGGTAAAAGAAAGTGGGGTGGTTTTGCTGAATTACAGGCCCGTTCTAATGGGGTATTTAATCAGTTTTTTTATTTTGACGTAAAAAGCGGTATTACCTACGAGATTGATCGCACCCTTTCGCTAATGGTGGCGGGTGCGCAGGTATCTACATACGATTACAAAGCACTGGCAGATGGGCCGCTTAATACAGAAACCCGGCTATGGGAACAACTGACACTTAATCAGTTTGTGTCTCGTATAAAGTTCGAGCATCGCTATCGGATAGAACAACGCTGGTTCAATTTTCGAAATGGCACAATGCCCTATCGCAATCGAATTCGCTATCGGTTCAATACGCTTTTGCCGCTCAATAACTATACGATTACTAACAAAACGGCCTTCCTGTCAATCTACGACGAGATTTTTGTCAACCCTATTGGTCCCGTTTTTGAGCGTAATCGAATATATGCCGGCGTTGGTTACCAGTTTGATAACCAGTGGATTTTGCAGGTTGGCTGGATGAACCAGACTAACTACGATGCTGCAACCTTCGATAAAGGCATCTTTACGCCTGAGTTGGCAACCGGTAAAAATAATCTGATCATAGGCCTGACCTATCGGCTGAAACGGAAAAATGCCGCAGAAAAGCTACCAACACAGTCCGATTAA
- a CDS encoding sensor histidine kinase, producing the protein MKLLNKTNRIYLAFSLVIYLLTAIAFYQIIRLVIYDEVENRLRVEKRDFQAYVRAHNTWSNIPYFVENKIEITPVNSNSTRQEEFSDTLILNRYDNELSPFRQLTFYQSIQGVVHRVEIRKSLLQTYRLIEVMTLAMMLFLGLLLVGTFWFQNKLSGRLWHPFYDTLSRIKGFDLSSGTSLALEKPEITEFRELNDVLQKMADKMQQDYRSLKEFTENASHEMQTPLALINAKVEQLIQNEQLTEIQTHWVESIYHASRRISRLNQGLLLLAKIENKQFNDSQSIDLSSLLSGKLTDMEEVLTFKKLSVNIQIIASFDVVLPQTLADILVTNLVNNAIKHNQTAGQIELVSTADQLYLSNTGGVLKSSPERLFERFKKESASPDSVGLGLSIIRQIGDSYGLTISYEETNGIHRFCLERVVR; encoded by the coding sequence TTGAAGCTACTCAACAAAACCAATCGAATCTACCTGGCCTTTTCGCTGGTCATCTACCTGCTAACAGCAATTGCGTTTTACCAGATTATCCGGCTGGTGATCTATGATGAAGTCGAGAATCGGCTGCGGGTCGAAAAGCGTGATTTTCAGGCCTATGTTCGTGCTCACAACACCTGGTCGAACATCCCCTACTTTGTTGAAAACAAGATTGAAATTACGCCCGTGAATAGCAATTCGACTCGGCAGGAAGAGTTCTCGGATACGCTCATACTAAACCGATACGATAATGAACTTAGTCCGTTTCGGCAGCTAACGTTCTATCAATCCATTCAGGGCGTTGTGCATCGGGTCGAAATTCGAAAATCGCTCCTTCAGACCTATCGACTTATTGAAGTCATGACCCTTGCCATGATGCTCTTTCTGGGGCTGCTGCTGGTGGGCACATTCTGGTTTCAGAACAAACTGTCGGGACGGCTCTGGCATCCGTTCTACGATACCTTGTCGCGAATCAAGGGGTTTGATTTGAGTAGTGGCACATCACTGGCGCTAGAGAAGCCCGAGATAACCGAGTTTCGGGAGTTGAACGACGTGTTGCAGAAAATGGCCGACAAGATGCAACAGGATTACAGAAGCCTCAAGGAATTTACCGAAAATGCTTCTCACGAGATGCAAACGCCCCTGGCACTTATCAATGCCAAAGTAGAGCAACTCATTCAAAATGAACAGCTAACCGAAATCCAGACGCACTGGGTTGAGAGTATTTATCACGCGTCGCGACGTATATCGCGCCTGAATCAGGGATTACTGTTGCTGGCTAAAATCGAGAATAAACAATTTAACGATAGCCAGTCGATTGACTTGTCGAGTTTACTAAGCGGAAAGTTGACTGACATGGAAGAGGTGCTGACGTTCAAAAAACTGTCGGTAAACATTCAGATAATAGCTTCATTCGATGTGGTTCTCCCGCAGACATTAGCCGATATCCTGGTAACGAATCTGGTGAATAATGCAATCAAGCACAATCAGACTGCAGGCCAGATTGAACTGGTGTCAACGGCCGACCAACTCTATTTGAGCAATACGGGCGGAGTGCTCAAGTCATCGCCTGAGCGGTTATTCGAGCGGTTCAAAAAGGAGAGCGCGAGTCCCGATTCGGTTGGATTAGGCTTGTCAATTATCCGGCAGATAGGGGACAGCTATGGCTTGACTATCTCGTATGAGGAGACTAACGGTATTCATCGGTTTTGCCTCGAAAGAGTAGTGAGATAA
- a CDS encoding response regulator transcription factor — protein sequence MKVLVVEDEQGLAESITEYMVKDGYICETAATFREAEEKIHLYTYDCVIVDLTLPDGNGFQIIEALKKLIATTGVIIISARNALEDKLKGLEIGSDDYLTKPFHLSELNARVKSLMRRRQFGGHTEIRFQEIAVVPHTRKVFVTGQLTTLSRKEYDLLLYFLSNVDVALTKASIAEHLWGDNIDSADSFDMVYSHIKNLRRKLLEKGSADYVQSIYGIGYKFSQF from the coding sequence ATGAAAGTACTGGTGGTAGAGGATGAACAAGGGCTGGCCGAAAGTATCACCGAATACATGGTGAAGGATGGCTACATATGCGAAACCGCAGCCACGTTTCGGGAGGCTGAAGAGAAAATTCACCTCTACACCTACGATTGCGTAATCGTCGATCTGACCCTGCCCGATGGCAACGGCTTTCAGATTATCGAAGCCCTGAAAAAACTCATCGCCACAACCGGTGTTATCATTATATCAGCTCGTAATGCACTGGAAGATAAGCTAAAAGGGCTGGAAATTGGCTCAGACGATTACCTGACAAAACCTTTTCACCTGTCGGAGTTGAATGCCCGTGTCAAGTCGTTGATGCGTCGGAGGCAGTTTGGCGGTCATACCGAAATTCGGTTTCAGGAAATCGCTGTGGTGCCTCATACCCGTAAAGTTTTCGTGACCGGGCAATTGACGACCCTATCACGGAAAGAGTATGATTTATTGCTGTATTTCCTGTCGAATGTAGATGTAGCACTGACTAAAGCATCCATTGCCGAGCACCTTTGGGGCGACAATATCGACTCGGCCGATTCATTCGATATGGTGTATTCCCACATCAAAAACCTGCGCCGGAAATTGCTGGAAAAAGGCTCCGCCGACTATGTGCAATCCATTTACGGCATCGGTTATAAATTCAGTCAGTTTTGA